The DNA region ACGTAATTGAACCGCCAGACGTGAGAGAGAAGGAAATTCTGCTTCCTGCCCTTATCAGAGTTTCTGGCAATTCCCTTGGGATATCCAACCACAATCCTTGAAACACCGAGACAATAGAGCTTCTCAACGGTTTGTCTTACCGCCGTGTTAATGTAGTGTCTTGCTTGAAGTTTAGCCTTCTGGTGCATTCTCCTGAGTTTTCTGCTCGTTTTAGCCCCACTCTTGTTGAGTATAGACTGATACTCTGCAATCTTCCTCTTCCAGTAAAAGTCAATGCTTTTGAGTGGTCTCCCATTCACGAGGAAGCTTTCTCCATTCTCGACGTAAACGGCCATTAAATTGTTCACTCCCAAGTCTATGCCTGCTGAAAGGTTTCCTAACGGTTCTCTTGGGAGTTTAACCCACTCTCCACCGTAAAGTTTCTCCTCTACAGTGTAGCTTATGTGAGCATACCATTTCCGCTTTACAGGGTCGTAAGTTATTTCCAACCTTCCCTGTTTGCCCTTCAAGTGTATTCTTCCCTTGAACTGAATTTTTAGCTTCCCAAACTTCCCGAGTCTCCTCAACTCAATAATATTTTCCTCAATCCGGTACTGGTCGTTCCTGAGCGGAATTACGAAGAGTTTTCTGCTGTTCTCCTCTCTAACGAATTGGGGTGGTTTGGGTTTGAACCATTCGGGTAGTTCTCCGGACTTTTTCTTTTTGGTGAGGGAGAAGAATGATCGCCACGCTTCGGCGTTCTTTCTGGCCAATTGCTGGACTGTTGAGCCGCCAATCCAGTTCTTGAACTCGTGATAAGCTTCTTTTTCAGTTGTTGAGAAATCTATTTTGCCAAACTCCTTGAATTGTTTGAGCCTCTGGTAGTTGAGTTTGTTCCAGATTATTGCTGTAGCGTGAGCTAACTCGAAGAGTGTTTTCTCCTGTTCCCTTGAGGGTTGGAGTTTGACTGTTACTGCTCGCTTCATTCTAATGTTATGGTATGGTTTTTGGGCTTTAAAAAAAGATTGCTTTCCTCATTGAGCGTCAATTTACCAAGCACCGTACCTCGCACTGAAGGGCGAGGCTTGTTAAAAAAGAAAAAGTCAAAGTCGAAGTTGAGCCCGCGTGAGAAAAACCACAGCTCCCGCTTGCAGGCGAAGTAGTACTGAACCATAACACCGGTTATTCCTGTGCGTTCCTCCATTATATTATCTCCCCCACGGGGTTTCTGTCGGTTCCGAGCACGTGGAGAGTGAAGTTTGAACCCGGAAGCTCGTAGATGAGAACGGAGTCTTCCTCCTCGATGAGGTCTTCAAGCGTCTTCTTTATCTCGTAGAGCTGGGCCCGCGTTAGTTCTCCCTCGAAAACACTGTTCTGGCGCCAGTGGAGGTGAGTCCTGAGAAAGCGGTGAACCTTCGCGACGCGCTTAACGTCCACATCGTAGACAACGATGACGTACATCACCACCACGCCCGCAGGGAGGTGTAGGTTCTGTCCCCGAGGAGGTGTTTAACAAGGGAGTACCCTTCGAGCCTGATGAGGTACCTAATGGAGACGTTCCTTTTCAGCTTCGGGTGGAGAACTTTTCTCTCAAGCTCTCCGTTGAGCTCGGGGAGGAAAACCTTAAGCCCCTCACGGTTGAGCATGACTCCAACGTCCCTCCCAAAGTGCTCCTCCCCAATCTTTCCCCTGTTGACAAGCCTCAGGATTACACGGAAGACAGTTAACGGCTTGAAAATGTCGGATAAGTCGAGTGCAAGCGAATACCTCCTCTCAAGAGGCTCGTGGAGGAAGCTTATGGCCGGATGAAGGTAGGTCTTCCTTACCTCCGAGAGGGCAACCGCGTAGAGGACGGAGTTACCATAGCTTATCATGGCGTTTACCTCGTCCTTAGGCGGCCTCCTGCTCCGCTCCCTGAATTCGAAGTTCTTCAGAAGGGAGCCGAAGATTCCGTAGAACTCCTTCCAGAGGGTGCTTTCAACGCCCATGAGCTCTGCTGGACTTTCTCCGTCAACGGGGATGCATTCTATTGAGGAAGCATCAGCGCGGTAGGACTTAAGGAGTGCCAGCATTGAGGCCTTTATGCCCTCAACGAGCTGTTTCGCGATGTGGAGGCGCTTTTCTCCGTCAAGGTAGTGCTCCGCCTGCCTTATTA from Thermococcus stetteri includes:
- a CDS encoding RNA-guided endonuclease InsQ/TnpB family protein, whose amino-acid sequence is MKRAVTVKLQPSREQEKTLFELAHATAIIWNKLNYQRLKQFKEFGKIDFSTTEKEAYHEFKNWIGGSTVQQLARKNAEAWRSFFSLTKKKKSGELPEWFKPKPPQFVREENSRKLFVIPLRNDQYRIEENIIELRRLGKFGKLKIQFKGRIHLKGKQGRLEITYDPVKRKWYAHISYTVEEKLYGGEWVKLPREPLGNLSAGIDLGVNNLMAVYVENGESFLVNGRPLKSIDFYWKRKIAEYQSILNKSGAKTSRKLRRMHQKAKLQARHYINTAVRQTVEKLYCLGVSRIVVGYPKGIARNSDKGRKQNFLLSHVWRFNYVIKRLTEVAEEYGVQVLVVNEAFTSQTCPLCGQRHPNGRIFRGLFKCHREGVVTNADLVGAFNILRKVVKTITPSLPALAGGRGNWPKARPEGSKTRFGLSFNETPQTFPSLARG
- a CDS encoding Dna2/Cas4 domain-containing protein, encoding MEERTGITGVMVQYYFACKRELWFFSRGLNFDFDFFFFNKPRPSVRGTVLGKLTLNEESNLFLKPKNHTITLE
- the cas2 gene encoding CRISPR-associated endonuclease Cas2, whose product is MYVIVVYDVDVKRVAKVHRFLRTHLHWRQNSVFEGELTRAQLYEIKKTLEDLIEEEDSVLIYELPGSNFTLHVLGTDRNPVGEII
- the cas1b gene encoding type I-B CRISPR-associated endonuclease Cas1b — its product is MKRPVYITQMGMLERRGNTLFFENENGKKAIPVNSTSEVHCFKPVTLTSGAIKLLSEKNVPVHFYNKYGYYRGSYMPAEGQVSGSVIIRQAEHYLDGEKRLHIAKQLVEGIKASMLALLKSYRADASSIECIPVDGESPAELMGVESTLWKEFYGIFGSLLKNFEFRERSRRPPKDEVNAMISYGNSVLYAVALSEVRKTYLHPAISFLHEPLERRYSLALDLSDIFKPLTVFRVILRLVNRGKIGEEHFGRDVGVMLNREGLKVFLPELNGELERKVLHPKLKRNVSIRYLIRLEGYSLVKHLLGDRTYTSLRAWW